AGCAATGTTTTCTATACTTTGGCATTTTCCAAGAAGATGAAGTGATCGACACTGAAAAGTTGATGTATTTGTGGCTGGCCGAGGGATTCATACCAAGAATTAGAGAAGAACATATGGAGGATATGGCTGAAAACTTCCTACATGAGCTAATTAGTCGCAGCTTGATTCAAGTGGCGGAGACATTCTTCGATAAAATTCTTACATGTAGGATACACGACCTACTTCGGGATCTTGCTGTACAAAAAGCCATGGAGGTTAACTTGTTTGATATTTATGATCCAAGAGTAAACTTGGGCATTCCATTTCGTCATCGACATGCTATTCATACACGAACTCAAAGGTATCTTTCGCTTGATCTTTCGAAATTGAAGGTAAGGTCAATATTGTTCTTTGATAAAGAATTTAAGAACTTGGAGGATAAAAATTTTATGACGTTCTGTACGACGTTCCAGCATCTATATGTGCTGGACTTGGAGAATATCATTTTTTCTAGGAATGAACTACCTCATACTATAGGCGATTTGGTACACCTCAAGTTCTTAGGCTTGTCTAACACCAATGTTTTCAAACTCCCACCTTCCATTGGCAAACTAAAAAGCCTAGAGACACTGGAAGCATTGATAACTGACCATTGCTCGTGCGAACTACCTCCTCAGGTTGCCCAGCTCACAAATTTGAGGCATTTCGTTGCTCGATACGAGGTCCCCTTGCAAGTTGACAAACTTACGAATCTACGAACTCTTAAATATATTCGCTGTGATCAGTGGAAAGATACTGATGCTGCCGCTTTAGTCAACCTTCAAGAGTTGGGCATGGAAAGAATAAGGAAATCTTACTCCCTAAAATCGATTGGCAGTCTGAAACGCCTCACCACATTGTGGCTAGTTTGCCAATATGGTCAAAATTTTCCTCCCCTTGAACCTCTTTCTTCttgtgaaaaccttcacagattGTGGTTATCAGGGGGAATAGAAGAATTAGCTGATTTAAACAAGCTGCCGAAATCCATCACGCTGTTAGTCCTAGGGTCTGCAAAACTCAAGGAAGATCCAATGCCAATTCTGGGAAAGTTTCCAAACTTAAAGCATCTCGAGTTATCATGGGCTTACAACGGAAAGAAAATTACTTGTGAGGGCAACAGTTTCGGTCAGCTGGAGACCCTTAGACTggattttcttgaaaatctagaAAGCTGGCATCTAGCCACAACTGCTATGAGTCTGATAAAAGGTTTGAGTATATTTCAGTGTCACAATCTGAAGAAAATTCCAGAAAGAATGAAACATGTTGCAGTACATGGGAGTAATCAAAGACGAACGGAGTACTATTATCGATTCCCAAATTAACTAGTTAGGAACTTGCTGCATGTGTGAAGCTTTTGAGGTGAGTCAATACCCATCCTTATTTTCCTTTGTTTGATTCCGTTATTATTAATTTAATGCTTCATCGGTCCTAAATTGGTATGCTTATTCAATTGTGCAAATCAACTGGTTCAGTTTTCAGAGCGAATTTAGAAATTGTAGTATAAATTTATGAATTATATAAGACAATAATGTCTGATTCTGGAAGACGTGAAAAATGTATTGGACGAAGACCATAATATATCATGTTAGGAGCAGACGATAAATTTACCTATGGATTTGCTTGATGGGAGATATATGTTTTGAGTATTGTTCAGTTGGTTCAATTGTTGGATCGCGACACCAAGTGTATAATTTTCTACTAACCTAATTCATATTGAATATCCTAAGTCTTAAAATATAACCGAGTATTAAGTTAAAAGTTTACCTTAAATGATTCACAAGTTTGTTGTTATTTGTGACCTTAGTGAAGCTGCTCACT
The nucleotide sequence above comes from Nicotiana tabacum cultivar K326 chromosome 12, ASM71507v2, whole genome shotgun sequence. Encoded proteins:
- the LOC107801951 gene encoding disease resistance protein RPP13 isoform X2, with product MDISRKRDTYGITHINNNAGEGPSNRSNDPSSTLIRSLRRAVSYADEDQLFVGFREVFQRLLDELIKKESRRNVLSIYGMGGLGKTTLARNLYNSPSLLAIFHTRAWICVSQQYSTPDLLRSIIKSIQGCDEETLKMLKEMTERDLETHLRDQLKERKYLVVVDDVWHREAWESLKRALPDNNNGSRVILTTRKEDVAERVDDKGFSHKLRFLNKEESWDLFCKKLCPENKMGSTYLFSPLMEKLAKEMVEKCRGLPLAIVVLGGLLSHRKGVDEWQKVKTHIWQHMKNDSIEIHHILSLSYNDLSFELKQCFLYFGIFQEDEVIDTEKLMYLWLAEGFIPRIREEHMEDMAENFLHELISRSLIQVAETFFDKILTCRIHDLLRDLAVQKAMEVNLFDIYDPRVNLGIPFRHRHAIHTRTQRYLSLDLSKLKVRSILFFDKEFKNLEDKNFMTFCTTFQHLYVLDLENIIFSRNELPHTIGDLVHLKFLGLSNTNVFKLPPSIGKLKSLETLEALITDHCSCELPPQVAQLTNLRHFVARYEVPLQVDKLTNLRTLKYIRCDQWKDTDAAALVNLQELGMERIRKSYSLKSIGSLKRLTTLWLVCQYGQNFPPLEPLSSCENLHRLWLSGGIEELADLNKLPKSITLLVLGSAKLKEDPMPILGKFPNLKHLELSWAYNGKKITCEGNSFGQLETLRLDFLENLESWHLATTAMSLIKGLSIFQCHNLKKIPERMKHVAVHGSNQRRTEYYYRFPN
- the LOC107801951 gene encoding disease resistance protein RPP13 isoform X1, producing the protein MVDAVVSYAVQKLGDFLIEEVSLRQSLRENVLWLRNELSFMQAFLKDAEKKQAEDHLVQQWIFEITSVANEAVAILETYSLDGGLNDGNAGFVDRLKACACICQNEANFHNIGTDIQSLKQRVMDISRKRDTYGITHINNNAGEGPSNRSNDPSSTLIRSLRRAVSYADEDQLFVGFREVFQRLLDELIKKESRRNVLSIYGMGGLGKTTLARNLYNSPSLLAIFHTRAWICVSQQYSTPDLLRSIIKSIQGCDEETLKMLKEMTERDLETHLRDQLKERKYLVVVDDVWHREAWESLKRALPDNNNGSRVILTTRKEDVAERVDDKGFSHKLRFLNKEESWDLFCKKLCPENKMGSTYLFSPLMEKLAKEMVEKCRGLPLAIVVLGGLLSHRKGVDEWQKVKTHIWQHMKNDSIEIHHILSLSYNDLSFELKQCFLYFGIFQEDEVIDTEKLMYLWLAEGFIPRIREEHMEDMAENFLHELISRSLIQVAETFFDKILTCRIHDLLRDLAVQKAMEVNLFDIYDPRVNLGIPFRHRHAIHTRTQRYLSLDLSKLKVRSILFFDKEFKNLEDKNFMTFCTTFQHLYVLDLENIIFSRNELPHTIGDLVHLKFLGLSNTNVFKLPPSIGKLKSLETLEALITDHCSCELPPQVAQLTNLRHFVARYEVPLQVDKLTNLRTLKYIRCDQWKDTDAAALVNLQELGMERIRKSYSLKSIGSLKRLTTLWLVCQYGQNFPPLEPLSSCENLHRLWLSGGIEELADLNKLPKSITLLVLGSAKLKEDPMPILGKFPNLKHLELSWAYNGKKITCEGNSFGQLETLRLDFLENLESWHLATTAMSLIKGLSIFQCHNLKKIPERMKHVAVHGSNQRRTEYYYRFPN